In Gemmatimonadota bacterium, a single genomic region encodes these proteins:
- the ruvC gene encoding crossover junction endodeoxyribonuclease RuvC, with protein sequence MIVLGVDPGTAVTGYGVVRPGDRGAFALVECGVIRTKARDPLAARLVEIYDGLREIIDRHRPQAMAVESIFYARNVRTTVTLGHARGVILLAGEQSHLAVHEYPPAEIKKAVCGTGAATKEQVQYMVARLLRLKSPPAPSDAADGVAAALTCLMTARIDALAGRR encoded by the coding sequence TTGATCGTCCTCGGCGTCGACCCGGGAACCGCCGTCACCGGATACGGCGTGGTGCGCCCCGGCGATCGAGGGGCGTTCGCACTCGTGGAGTGCGGCGTCATACGCACGAAGGCGCGCGACCCGCTCGCGGCGCGCCTCGTGGAGATCTACGACGGCCTGCGCGAGATCATCGACCGCCACCGCCCGCAGGCGATGGCGGTCGAGAGCATCTTCTACGCGCGCAACGTGCGTACCACCGTCACACTCGGCCATGCGCGCGGCGTGATTCTGCTCGCCGGCGAGCAGTCACACCTCGCCGTCCACGAGTACCCACCGGCGGAGATCAAGAAGGCCGTCTGCGGGACCGGCGCGGCGACCAAGGAGCAGGTGCAATACATGGTCGCGCGCCTCCTCCGGCTCAAGTCTCCCCCGGCGCCCTCCGATGCCGCCGACGGGGTGGCGGCGGCCCTCACCTGCCTGATGACGGCGCGCATCGACGCGCTCGCCGGACGCCGGTGA
- a CDS encoding response regulator encodes MPPLPKIGQPPKQVLWVDDEAELLEPHRLFLADKGYDVTVATNADDAVELLRRRPFDVVLLDEQMPGKRGLEAYREFREVSPTLPVVMVTKSEEDATLREALGANVRDYLVKPVSPRQVLAAVTKILEGSKIRKQAVARAFVDRFRAIEHERHGSLDWRGWIERFDELMRWDVDLAEAGETGLYESLRGLYPDLQREFAGFMQRAYPRWLRELEGDRPPLSIDIVPEFVLPVLQRERRVILVVVDCMRVDQWRIVEPTLASLFDVETTHYFAVLPTATPYSRNALFSGLFPGEIAARFPDWWGERDDETLNAHERDLLEAQMRELKISVPVRYHKISTPYDSDELERHMSTAINPEGISAFVFNFVDLLTHGRSESAILFEVAKDEIALRQLTLQWFQRSALLSLLKEAARKKITVVLTSDHGSIHCTTPATVFAKRDATQNLRYKFGEDLRAERPEQALLFPNEDALRLPRRGLGANTLMAVGNTFFVYPTKLREYQSRYRGSFLHGGVTPEEVIVPLALLTPKA; translated from the coding sequence ATGCCGCCGCTCCCGAAGATCGGCCAGCCCCCCAAGCAGGTGCTGTGGGTCGATGACGAGGCAGAACTCCTCGAGCCACACCGCCTCTTTCTTGCCGACAAGGGGTACGACGTCACCGTCGCCACCAACGCCGACGACGCCGTCGAACTCCTGCGGCGCCGCCCCTTCGACGTCGTGCTCCTGGACGAGCAGATGCCCGGGAAGCGGGGGCTGGAGGCGTACCGCGAGTTTCGCGAGGTGTCGCCGACGCTGCCGGTGGTCATGGTCACCAAGAGCGAGGAGGATGCCACGCTGCGCGAGGCGTTAGGCGCCAACGTGCGCGACTACCTCGTCAAGCCGGTCTCGCCGCGACAGGTGCTGGCGGCGGTCACCAAGATCCTCGAAGGGTCCAAGATCCGGAAGCAGGCGGTGGCACGCGCCTTCGTCGACCGCTTTCGGGCCATCGAGCACGAGCGGCATGGCTCCCTCGACTGGCGCGGGTGGATCGAACGCTTCGACGAACTGATGCGCTGGGACGTCGACCTGGCCGAGGCGGGGGAGACGGGACTGTACGAGTCGCTGCGCGGGCTCTATCCCGACCTGCAGCGCGAGTTTGCCGGCTTCATGCAGCGGGCCTATCCGCGGTGGCTGCGCGAACTGGAGGGGGACCGTCCACCGCTGTCGATCGACATCGTCCCCGAGTTCGTCCTGCCGGTGTTGCAGCGCGAACGGCGCGTGATCCTCGTCGTCGTCGACTGCATGCGCGTGGACCAGTGGCGCATCGTCGAGCCGACGCTGGCCTCGCTCTTCGATGTGGAGACGACGCACTACTTCGCCGTGCTGCCCACGGCGACGCCGTACTCGCGCAACGCGCTGTTCAGCGGGCTCTTTCCCGGGGAGATCGCGGCGCGCTTCCCCGACTGGTGGGGTGAGCGCGACGACGAGACGCTCAACGCCCACGAGCGCGACCTGCTCGAGGCGCAGATGCGCGAGCTCAAGATTTCGGTCCCCGTCCGGTATCACAAGATCTCGACGCCGTACGACTCGGACGAGCTCGAGCGCCACATGTCGACGGCGATCAACCCGGAAGGGATCAGCGCCTTCGTCTTCAACTTCGTCGACCTGCTCACGCACGGGCGTTCGGAGTCGGCGATCCTCTTCGAGGTGGCGAAGGACGAGATCGCGCTGCGCCAGCTCACGCTGCAGTGGTTCCAGCGCTCGGCGCTGCTGTCGCTCCTGAAGGAAGCGGCGCGCAAGAAGATCACGGTGGTGCTCACCAGCGATCACGGGTCGATTCACTGCACCACGCCGGCCACGGTCTTCGCCAAGCGCGACGCGACGCAGAACCTGCGCTACAAGTTCGGCGAGGACCTGCGCGCCGAGCGTCCGGAGCAGGCGCTGCTCTTCCCCAACGAGGACGCGTTGCGGCTGCCGAGGCGCGGGCTGGGAGCCAACACGCTGATGGCGGTGGGCAACACCTTCTTCGTGTATCCCACCAAGCTGCGCGAGTACCAGAGCCGGTATCGCGGGTCGTTCCTGCATGGCGGGGTGACGCCGGAGGAAGTGATCGTGCCGCTGGCGCTGCTGACCCCCAAGGCGTGA
- a CDS encoding PAS domain-containing protein: MHPLLSRQLRRHVPLGSAIPAGYEALLEAVSAAYTQADADMAMVEQSLDAVSQEMLERYVRLEAQKVHQATLEAEKARAEEVALLASVQLAAMRASTPERLLPEVLGVVAAGVGARAAVAWVRGPDGWALAHRWIGGDAPELAQHWNGVVPGPVHPGVSYEATAPTPPDGLQCRTLSVVDAPGDEARLDFLVTEAGAERLRDAFAVVLSRQLSAAMREQRAEQAMHAQAELLRAIGEGTPDGLTAKDASGRYLLCNAAGAHLFARHPDEVVGRTDDELCDAETAACVAAEDREVMSTGVPAVIERKWRLGEALRHLLVRKAPLRGRSGEIVGVMSVASDVTERVLMEQRLHGAQKMEALGLMAGGVAHDFNNLLTVISGNSALLLTASFTEDERRQAAREIGAAADRAAAVVRQLLTFARRRVVRPMVLDLHAFLREREPMLQRLLGERVELVVRLHPLALHARFDPSQFDQVLLNLMLNARGALPDGGIVRLETDRVSLDDAQGAAVGTAPGTYVALHVTDNGVGMDEATRGRVFEPFFTTRPVGEGSGLGLSFVYGAVAQVGGATCVESAPGRGSTFTVLLPQLDAAPAAPSEPGRGAAETSRVGTRTILLVEDDGAVRAFARHVLRLEGYLVLEARNGEEALRRAAEVSGTPIALLLSDVMMPVMGGGALAAAMRAHDPDLPVLLMSGYSDDDVARGDLERLGYVFLAKPFSPQALVHAVREAMASRVRRVT; the protein is encoded by the coding sequence ATGCATCCTCTCCTCTCCCGCCAGCTGCGCCGGCACGTGCCGTTGGGGAGCGCCATCCCGGCGGGGTACGAGGCGCTGCTCGAGGCGGTGAGCGCCGCGTACACGCAGGCCGATGCCGACATGGCCATGGTGGAGCAGTCGCTCGACGCCGTCTCGCAGGAGATGCTCGAGCGCTACGTGCGGCTCGAGGCGCAGAAGGTGCACCAGGCGACGCTGGAAGCGGAGAAGGCGCGGGCCGAGGAGGTGGCCCTGCTCGCCAGTGTGCAGCTGGCGGCGATGCGCGCCTCGACCCCGGAGCGGCTCCTCCCCGAGGTGCTCGGGGTGGTGGCGGCCGGGGTGGGGGCGCGGGCGGCGGTCGCCTGGGTGCGGGGTCCCGACGGGTGGGCACTGGCGCACCGGTGGATCGGGGGAGATGCCCCGGAGCTGGCGCAGCACTGGAACGGGGTCGTCCCCGGTCCTGTCCATCCGGGCGTCTCGTACGAGGCCACGGCGCCCACGCCACCCGACGGGCTGCAGTGCCGCACGCTGTCGGTGGTTGACGCCCCGGGGGACGAGGCGCGCCTCGACTTCCTGGTGACCGAGGCGGGGGCCGAGCGGCTGCGCGACGCGTTCGCGGTGGTGCTGTCGCGTCAGCTGTCGGCGGCCATGCGTGAGCAGCGCGCCGAGCAGGCCATGCACGCGCAGGCCGAGTTGTTGCGGGCGATTGGGGAGGGGACGCCCGACGGCCTCACGGCGAAAGATGCGAGCGGTCGCTACCTGCTGTGCAACGCGGCGGGGGCGCACCTGTTCGCTCGCCACCCGGACGAGGTCGTGGGGCGCACGGACGATGAGCTCTGCGATGCCGAGACGGCGGCGTGCGTGGCGGCGGAAGATCGTGAGGTGATGAGTACGGGGGTGCCGGCCGTCATCGAGCGGAAGTGGCGGCTGGGGGAGGCGCTCCGTCACCTGCTCGTGCGCAAGGCCCCGCTGCGCGGCCGCTCGGGGGAGATCGTCGGGGTCATGTCGGTGGCCAGCGACGTGACCGAACGCGTGCTCATGGAGCAGCGGCTGCACGGCGCGCAGAAGATGGAGGCGCTGGGGCTGATGGCGGGGGGCGTGGCGCACGACTTCAACAACCTGCTCACCGTCATCTCCGGGAACAGCGCGTTGCTCCTGACGGCGTCGTTCACGGAGGACGAGCGACGCCAGGCGGCACGCGAGATCGGTGCGGCCGCCGATCGGGCGGCGGCGGTGGTGCGACAGCTGCTCACCTTCGCTCGGCGGCGCGTGGTGCGCCCGATGGTGCTCGACCTGCACGCCTTCCTGCGCGAGCGCGAACCGATGCTGCAGCGCCTGCTGGGCGAACGCGTGGAACTCGTGGTGCGCCTGCACCCGCTCGCGTTGCATGCGCGGTTCGACCCGTCGCAGTTCGACCAGGTGCTCCTCAACCTGATGCTCAATGCGCGAGGGGCACTCCCCGATGGCGGCATCGTCCGCCTGGAGACGGATCGCGTGTCGCTCGACGACGCGCAGGGGGCGGCGGTGGGGACCGCGCCCGGGACGTACGTCGCATTGCACGTGACGGACAACGGCGTGGGGATGGACGAGGCGACGCGGGGGCGCGTCTTCGAGCCGTTCTTCACCACCCGGCCGGTGGGGGAAGGGAGCGGACTGGGGCTCTCGTTCGTCTATGGCGCGGTGGCTCAGGTGGGCGGGGCCACCTGCGTGGAAAGTGCCCCGGGTCGGGGGAGCACCTTCACCGTGTTACTCCCCCAACTCGACGCAGCGCCCGCGGCGCCGTCGGAGCCGGGGCGAGGTGCCGCCGAGACGTCGCGCGTGGGGACGCGCACGATCCTGCTGGTAGAGGACGATGGCGCCGTGCGGGCCTTCGCGCGCCATGTCCTCAGGCTGGAGGGGTACCTCGTTTTGGAGGCGCGGAACGGCGAGGAGGCGCTGCGCCGCGCCGCGGAGGTGAGCGGGACGCCGATCGCCCTCCTGTTGTCCGACGTGATGATGCCGGTGATGGGCGGGGGGGCGCTCGCTGCCGCCATGCGCGCGCACGATCCTGACCTCCCCGTCCTCCTGATGTCGGGGTACTCCGACGACGACGTGGCGCGCGGGGACCTCGAGCGGCTCGGGTACGTCTTCCTCGCCAAGCCGTTCTCGCCGCAGGCGCTGGTTCATGCGGTGCGAGAGGCGATGGCGAGTCGGGTGCGGCGCGTCACGTGA
- the ruvA gene encoding Holliday junction branch migration protein RuvA, whose protein sequence is MLSLLTGTLLSKDLDRAEVLTPGGVGYELFIPLGTYEALPRAGEQVRLHTSLVVREDEWLLYGFATPFERAVFRKLLLAKGVGPALALGMLSTLSPERLVRAIREKDLVTLQQVPRVGRKKAEQLILDLADKLDEVASAPADGTRPVGASDADAVRALVSLGYAAPDAEKAVRGARESMGPSGATSSTAELVRAALPLVGKR, encoded by the coding sequence ATGCTCTCACTCCTCACCGGCACCCTCCTCTCGAAGGACCTGGATCGTGCCGAGGTGCTGACTCCGGGTGGCGTGGGCTACGAGCTCTTCATCCCGCTCGGCACCTATGAAGCGCTCCCCAGGGCAGGGGAACAGGTGCGCCTCCATACCTCGCTCGTGGTGCGCGAGGACGAGTGGCTCCTCTACGGCTTCGCCACCCCGTTCGAACGCGCCGTCTTTCGGAAGCTCCTCCTCGCCAAAGGGGTCGGCCCGGCGCTCGCTCTGGGGATGCTCTCCACGCTCTCGCCCGAGCGGCTCGTGCGCGCCATCCGCGAGAAGGACCTCGTCACCCTCCAGCAGGTCCCGCGCGTCGGACGCAAGAAGGCCGAACAGCTCATCCTCGACCTCGCCGACAAGCTCGACGAGGTCGCGTCGGCCCCCGCCGACGGCACCCGCCCAGTTGGAGCCTCCGACGCCGACGCCGTGCGCGCCCTCGTCTCCCTCGGCTACGCCGCCCCCGACGCCGAGAAGGCGGTGCGCGGTGCGCGAGAGTCGATGGGCCCCTCTGGCGCAACGTCGTCCACGGCAGAACTTGTGCGGGCGGCCCTCCCGTTGGTCGGGAAGCGCTGA
- a CDS encoding AAA family ATPase, with product MACATTGGAPDDALGGAPDDAPFRATAAPARDASAPRVLDAAGYLEGMLAAGGAGDTLSCGFPSVDALLGGGVRRGDLVVLGGDVASGKSALALAMALRAAEDGRSVAFFSGELGGERLLERALAVQGRARIDDLRHGRLDEEAYAAVAAAALAMRPNAPLLAHLPPNGLPGLSDLLIEHLGLDLLVIDPVQSLARGTHGMEEELAQAVRDLKGLAVRRDCAVLLVSHLEGSVRERSDPRPRLADFGALGALPQLADVVLAIYRQELYESSRDLDGATELHVLKHRGGGTGYADLYFYKQWLRFEDMVEPNR from the coding sequence GTGGCGTGCGCGACGACTGGTGGCGCGCCTGACGACGCGCTGGGTGGCGCGCCTGACGACGCGCCGTTCCGGGCGACCGCCGCGCCGGCGCGCGACGCATCGGCGCCCCGCGTCCTCGACGCCGCCGGGTACCTGGAAGGGATGCTGGCCGCCGGCGGCGCCGGCGACACGCTGTCATGCGGCTTCCCGTCGGTCGATGCCTTGTTAGGCGGCGGCGTGCGCCGCGGCGACCTCGTGGTCCTCGGCGGGGACGTGGCGAGCGGCAAGTCCGCGCTCGCCCTCGCCATGGCGTTGCGCGCCGCCGAGGATGGACGCAGCGTCGCCTTCTTCTCGGGTGAACTGGGCGGCGAGCGCCTGCTCGAGCGCGCCCTGGCCGTGCAAGGGCGCGCGCGCATCGATGACCTCCGCCATGGACGACTGGACGAGGAGGCCTACGCCGCAGTTGCAGCCGCCGCACTCGCCATGCGACCCAACGCGCCGCTCCTCGCGCACCTCCCCCCCAACGGGCTCCCGGGACTCTCGGACCTCCTCATCGAGCATCTCGGGCTCGACCTCCTCGTCATCGACCCGGTGCAATCGCTCGCGCGCGGGACGCACGGCATGGAGGAAGAGCTGGCGCAGGCCGTGCGCGACCTCAAGGGGCTGGCGGTGCGCCGTGACTGCGCCGTGCTGCTGGTGTCACATCTCGAAGGCTCGGTGCGCGAGCGCAGCGACCCGCGCCCGCGCCTCGCGGACTTCGGCGCGTTAGGCGCGCTCCCGCAGCTCGCCGACGTCGTCCTCGCCATCTACCGGCAGGAACTGTACGAGTCGTCGCGCGACCTCGATGGTGCGACCGAGCTGCACGTCCTCAAGCACCGCGGGGGCGGCACGGGCTACGCCGACCTGTACTTCTACAAGCAGTGGTTGCGCTTCGAGGACATGGTCGAGCCCAATCGCTAG
- a CDS encoding FIST C-terminal domain-containing protein, which yields MTMLTRYVRTRSGFLRLSLPSAFWCHAPTPVAMITQQQVWTSRDGWTVVHGDRGPIEAQLVLVFGGGETLEDPGLLAHLAAEYPRAEIVGCSTAGEIGGDEVRDDSLVATAIQFDRTGVRVVAESLPDASESEAVGQAIAASLQSPTLGHVLLFSEGIHVDHMALLQGMAGVLGDAVGITGGLAGDSVHFRRTLVLAGGTAETRRVAAVGLYGASLTVGYGTLGGWDPYGPARLVTSSSGCVVHTMDGEPALDLFSRYIGEHASALPGSAVRFPFAMRAPGSVGEVVRTVCAVDREARSLTFAGGVPAGATLRLMRANVERLIDAATAAATASTARMGGGGTALALLVSCVGRKLLMGAHVDEEVACVRDIIGRDGACTGFYSYGEVAPLRPQTRSELHNQTMTITTFAER from the coding sequence GTGACAATGTTGACGCGGTACGTGCGCACGCGCAGTGGATTCCTGCGCCTGTCGCTTCCGAGCGCCTTCTGGTGCCATGCCCCGACGCCTGTGGCGATGATCACCCAACAGCAAGTCTGGACCTCGCGAGATGGATGGACGGTCGTTCACGGTGACCGTGGACCGATCGAGGCGCAACTCGTCCTGGTCTTCGGGGGCGGGGAGACGCTGGAGGATCCCGGACTGTTGGCCCACCTCGCGGCCGAGTATCCGCGGGCGGAGATCGTCGGATGCAGCACCGCGGGCGAGATCGGCGGTGACGAGGTGCGCGACGACTCGCTCGTGGCGACCGCGATCCAGTTCGACCGTACCGGCGTTCGCGTGGTGGCCGAGTCCCTTCCCGATGCGAGCGAGAGCGAGGCGGTCGGTCAAGCGATCGCCGCGTCGTTGCAGTCGCCGACGCTCGGGCATGTCCTGCTGTTCAGTGAGGGGATCCACGTCGACCACATGGCGCTCCTGCAAGGAATGGCCGGGGTGCTGGGCGATGCGGTTGGGATCACGGGTGGTCTGGCGGGGGACAGCGTGCACTTCCGTCGGACCCTCGTCCTCGCTGGAGGGACGGCGGAGACGCGACGGGTCGCCGCCGTCGGCTTGTACGGCGCGTCGCTCACGGTCGGCTACGGGACGCTGGGCGGGTGGGATCCCTATGGGCCGGCGCGTCTGGTCACGTCGTCGAGCGGATGCGTGGTGCACACCATGGACGGAGAGCCAGCGCTCGACCTGTTCAGCCGGTACATCGGCGAGCATGCCAGCGCGCTGCCGGGGAGCGCGGTTCGTTTCCCGTTCGCCATGCGGGCCCCGGGGTCGGTGGGGGAGGTCGTGCGCACCGTCTGCGCGGTCGATCGGGAGGCGCGCTCGCTGACCTTCGCCGGCGGCGTCCCGGCAGGTGCAACGTTGCGGCTGATGCGGGCCAATGTCGAACGCCTGATCGACGCCGCGACGGCGGCGGCCACCGCCAGCACGGCCCGCATGGGGGGCGGAGGGACGGCACTCGCCCTCCTGGTGAGTTGCGTCGGGCGCAAGCTCCTCATGGGCGCGCACGTGGACGAGGAGGTGGCGTGCGTGCGCGACATCATCGGGCGCGACGGGGCGTGCACCGGCTTCTACTCCTACGGCGAGGTGGCGCCGCTTCGTCCGCAGACGCGGTCCGAGCTGCACAACCAGACGATGACGATCACGACCTTCGCCGAACGGTAG
- a CDS encoding ATP-binding cassette domain-containing protein — MYRRLLVFLRPHTWRMSATIACNIGAALLDVFSFTLLIPFLDALFGTQTIGRVTKIQEQIVGAFLRSGDAMGSLRNIIVVILVAVTLKNFLVWLSGQFGAALQEYVTRDLRNTLYAHLQRLPLAYFTRTKAGQILARVLQDTQQTKQVITEAVTRSIQSAAMVITSIIAMFVMSWRLSLLALVVAPLLIGLLQPILRKLRKGHKRLGNQYGEMTSVVQEAINGMRLVKSYRGEGYEEGRFREASDRYSRGMVKVNRLAFLAQPITETVATGIAMLILLIGARQVQVDQTLTGSELIAFLAIVMRMLQPLKQLSQVPTVAQQSLAAAERLFEVLDQPTEVARDRGTREVGAGAGTVTFDRVGFAYDDEPVLRDISFTARRGEVIALVGPSGAGKSTLVDLIPRFYEPTAGRILLDGVDTQEIRLASLRALTGIVSQDTVLFNDTVRANIAYGAPGRFTEAQVEAAARAANAHEFIQALPEGYETVLGERGTRLSGGQRQRLAIARALLADPPILILDEATSALDTESERLVQEAIDRLLSGRTVFVIAHRLSTIQHASQILVLERGRVVEQGTHDALLALGGMYRRLHALQFAERAAVASA; from the coding sequence ATGTATCGGCGACTCCTAGTCTTCCTCCGCCCGCACACCTGGCGGATGTCGGCGACGATCGCCTGCAACATCGGCGCGGCGCTGCTCGACGTCTTCTCCTTCACCCTCCTGATCCCGTTCCTCGACGCGCTGTTCGGGACGCAGACGATCGGGCGGGTGACGAAGATCCAGGAGCAGATCGTGGGAGCCTTCCTGCGGTCGGGCGACGCGATGGGTTCGCTGCGCAACATCATCGTCGTCATCCTGGTCGCGGTCACGCTCAAGAACTTCCTGGTCTGGCTCAGCGGGCAGTTTGGCGCGGCGCTGCAGGAGTACGTCACGCGCGACCTGCGCAACACGCTCTACGCGCACCTGCAGCGCCTCCCGCTCGCCTACTTCACGCGCACCAAGGCCGGGCAGATCCTCGCCCGCGTCCTGCAGGACACGCAGCAGACCAAGCAGGTGATCACCGAGGCGGTCACGCGCTCGATCCAGAGCGCGGCCATGGTGATCACCTCGATCATCGCGATGTTCGTGATGTCGTGGCGCCTTTCGCTCCTGGCGCTGGTCGTCGCCCCGCTCCTGATCGGGCTCCTGCAGCCGATCCTCCGCAAGCTGCGCAAGGGCCACAAGCGACTCGGCAACCAGTACGGCGAGATGACGAGCGTGGTGCAGGAGGCGATCAACGGGATGCGCCTCGTGAAGTCGTATCGCGGCGAGGGATACGAGGAAGGACGGTTCCGCGAGGCCAGCGATCGCTACTCACGCGGGATGGTGAAGGTCAATCGCCTCGCCTTCCTCGCCCAGCCGATCACCGAGACGGTGGCGACCGGGATCGCCATGCTGATCCTCCTCATTGGCGCCCGTCAGGTGCAGGTCGACCAGACGCTCACCGGGTCGGAGCTGATCGCCTTCCTCGCGATCGTGATGCGCATGTTGCAGCCGCTCAAGCAGCTGTCGCAGGTGCCGACGGTGGCGCAGCAGTCGCTGGCGGCCGCCGAGCGACTGTTCGAGGTGCTCGACCAGCCGACCGAGGTCGCCCGCGACCGCGGCACGCGCGAGGTGGGCGCCGGTGCGGGGACGGTGACCTTCGACCGCGTCGGCTTTGCCTACGACGACGAGCCGGTCCTGCGCGACATCTCGTTCACGGCGCGACGCGGCGAGGTGATCGCCCTCGTGGGGCCGAGTGGGGCGGGGAAGAGCACGCTCGTCGACCTCATCCCGCGCTTCTACGAACCCACGGCGGGGCGGATCCTCCTCGACGGCGTCGACACGCAGGAGATCAGGCTCGCCTCGCTGCGGGCGCTCACGGGGATCGTGTCGCAGGACACCGTGCTCTTCAACGACACGGTGCGCGCCAACATCGCCTATGGCGCGCCGGGGCGCTTCACCGAGGCGCAGGTCGAGGCCGCGGCGCGCGCGGCCAACGCGCACGAGTTCATCCAGGCGCTCCCGGAAGGCTACGAGACCGTGCTCGGCGAGCGCGGGACGCGCCTCTCCGGCGGACAACGCCAACGCCTGGCCATTGCCCGCGCCCTGCTGGCCGACCCGCCGATCCTCATCCTCGATGAAGCCACCTCGGCGCTCGACACCGAGTCGGAGCGGCTGGTGCAGGAGGCGATCGATCGCCTGCTCTCGGGGCGCACCGTCTTCGTGATCGCCCATCGCCTGTCGACGATCCAGCACGCGTCGCAGATCCTCGTCCTCGAGCGTGGGCGCGTGGTGGAGCAGGGGACGCACGACGCGCTGTTGGCGTTAGGCGGCATGTACCGCCGGCTGCACGCCCTGCAGTTTGCCGAGCGAGCTGCCGTGGCCTCGGCCTGA
- a CDS encoding YebC/PmpR family DNA-binding transcriptional regulator — MAGHSKWKQIKHYKAATDAKRGAKFTKLIREITVAAKFGGGDPGGNPRLRTAIDTAKAASMPKENIERAIKKGTGELEGVDYVEVLYEAYGPGGVALMIQALTDNPTRTVAEVRAKLSRGGGNLGATNSVAFMFDRKGQLYVAASAMEEDAAMEKALEAGAEDFAREDETYVVSTAPADLHAVRQALESAGLATTEAELSWIPKNSVRVEGEHAQSLLKLIETLEDLDDVQKVDANFEMDDAELERA, encoded by the coding sequence ATGGCTGGTCACAGTAAGTGGAAGCAGATCAAGCACTACAAGGCCGCGACCGACGCCAAGCGCGGCGCCAAGTTCACGAAGCTGATTCGTGAAATCACCGTCGCGGCCAAGTTCGGCGGTGGTGACCCTGGGGGAAATCCGCGCCTGCGTACCGCCATCGATACCGCCAAGGCGGCCTCGATGCCCAAGGAGAACATCGAGCGCGCCATCAAGAAGGGGACGGGCGAGCTGGAGGGCGTCGACTACGTCGAGGTGCTGTACGAAGCGTACGGCCCCGGCGGCGTGGCCCTGATGATCCAGGCGCTCACCGATAACCCGACCCGCACCGTCGCCGAAGTGCGCGCCAAGCTCTCCCGCGGCGGCGGCAACCTCGGCGCCACCAACTCGGTCGCCTTCATGTTCGACCGCAAGGGACAGCTCTACGTCGCCGCCTCCGCGATGGAGGAGGACGCGGCGATGGAAAAGGCGCTCGAGGCAGGTGCGGAGGACTTCGCGCGCGAAGACGAGACCTACGTCGTGTCGACCGCCCCCGCCGACCTGCACGCCGTCCGTCAGGCGCTCGAGTCGGCGGGTCTCGCGACGACCGAGGCCGAGCTCTCGTGGATCCCGAAGAACTCGGTGCGGGTGGAGGGAGAGCATGCGCAGTCGCTCCTCAAGCTCATCGAGACGCTCGAGGACCTGGACGACGTGCAGAAGGTGGACGCGAACTTCGAGATGGACGATGCGGAGCTGGAGCGCGCCTGA
- a CDS encoding aminotransferase class I/II-fold pyridoxal phosphate-dependent enzyme — translation MPAARTASFTESVIREMTRVAQQYGAINLAQGFPDFPMPEVMKDAACAAIHGDVNQYAITWGAPALRLAIAEKYHRMYDYTVDPDQQVTVTCGATEAMAAVFLAMIDPGDEVIVFDPFYENYGPDAILAGAKPVFVPLEPPGWNFDPQRLRDAFTERTKAIIVNTPHNPTGRVFTREELDLIAELCIGNDVWAITDEIYEHIRYAGSHHVLATWPGMAERTITISGLSKTFSCTGWRLGYAIAPAREAVAIRKVHDFLTVGAPAPLQQAAAVGMAFDADYYNHLALDYRARREILCDALRSAGFTFTPPEGAYYILAGYQGISDMGDVDFARWLAREVGVATVPGSSFHVAGGAPRNYVRFAFCKRAETLRAAAERLAAIPARA, via the coding sequence ATGCCGGCAGCACGCACCGCGAGCTTCACCGAGTCGGTCATCCGCGAAATGACACGCGTCGCCCAGCAGTACGGCGCGATCAACCTCGCGCAGGGCTTCCCCGACTTCCCCATGCCCGAGGTGATGAAGGACGCCGCGTGCGCCGCCATCCACGGCGACGTGAACCAGTACGCAATCACGTGGGGGGCGCCGGCGTTGCGGCTGGCGATCGCCGAAAAGTACCACCGCATGTACGACTACACCGTCGACCCCGATCAGCAGGTCACTGTGACGTGCGGCGCCACGGAGGCCATGGCCGCCGTCTTTCTCGCCATGATCGACCCCGGCGATGAAGTGATCGTCTTCGACCCGTTCTACGAGAACTACGGCCCCGACGCGATCCTCGCCGGTGCCAAGCCGGTCTTCGTCCCGCTCGAACCCCCGGGCTGGAACTTCGACCCGCAGCGCCTGCGCGACGCCTTCACCGAGCGCACCAAGGCCATCATCGTCAACACCCCGCACAACCCGACCGGGCGCGTCTTCACCCGCGAGGAACTCGACCTCATCGCCGAGCTCTGCATCGGGAACGACGTCTGGGCCATCACCGACGAGATCTACGAGCACATCCGCTATGCGGGCTCGCACCATGTGCTCGCCACCTGGCCGGGCATGGCCGAGCGCACGATCACGATCTCCGGACTCTCCAAGACGTTCAGTTGCACCGGATGGCGCCTGGGCTACGCCATCGCCCCCGCGCGCGAGGCGGTCGCCATCCGCAAGGTGCACGACTTCCTCACCGTCGGCGCGCCCGCGCCGTTGCAGCAGGCGGCCGCCGTCGGGATGGCGTTCGACGCCGATTACTACAACCACCTCGCCCTCGACTATCGCGCCCGCCGCGAGATCCTGTGCGACGCACTCCGCTCCGCCGGCTTCACCTTCACCCCCCCAGAGGGCGCCTACTACATCCTGGCCGGCTACCAGGGGATCAGCGACATGGGCGACGTGGACTTCGCCCGCTGGCTCGCCCGCGAAGTGGGAGTCGCCACCGTCCCGGGCTCGTCCTTCCACGTCGCGGGAGGCGCCCCACGCAACTACGTGCGATTCGCCTTCTGCAAGCGCGCCGAGACGCTGCGAGCGGCCGCCGAGCGCCTGGCCGCTATTCCGGCCCGGGCCTAA